In Limnohabitans sp. TEGF004, the genomic window ATTTGGTCGCGGTACACCGCGGCATTGGCTTGTGCGGGGTGGTTGATGGCATCGGCTTGGCTGGCAGCCAAACGTGCGCCCTGTTGCGAGCCACGCCACAGCGCCACGCTCAACACAATCAACACCAAGGCCATCATGGCCACGGCGACATAAATAAAAGCGAGTGCGGGATTCACATCAACCTTTCAACAGTTGCTTGGCGCGTTCGCGTTCGTCGTCCGTCATGGCGACAGGTGCAGCCAAAGCGCGACGTTGACGCAAGTACACACCCAAGAAAATAGCGGCGACGACCAGCAACAAAAACGGACCAAACCACAACACCCAAGTCAAAGGCTTGACCTCGGGGCGATACAGCACAAAGTCGCCATAACGCGACACCAGAAAATCTTTCACCTCTTGATCAGACTTGCCCGAGCGAATCAGCTCGCGCACTTCGTTACGCAGGTCGTCGGCCAACTCGGCGTGCGAGGAAGCCAAGGATTCGTTTTGGCACACCATGCAACGCAACTCTTGCGAGATGTCCACTAAGCGAGCTTCGAGTTTCGGGTCTTCCGCCATGAGTGGCGCTTCACGCCCCACCACCAAGCCTGAAGACGCAGCCATTGCTGGCTCAAGAGCCAACGAAGCAGACGTTGCTTGCGCCAAAGCTGCCTGCGGGGTGAACCAGATCGCCATTGAAACGCTGAGCGCATAAACGCAACTCAAGGCGCCATTCATCCACACACGTTTCATGATTTGTTCAACTCCGCAATCAAAGGCAAGATTTTTTCAGCCAGCAACGCGGGCGTGACCGCACCGACAAACTTGTAGCGAATCACACCGGCCTTGTCGATGACGTAGGTCTCGGGCACGCCATACACACCGTAGTTGATGCCCACGCGGCCATCGAGGTCCATGACGGAGGTCACATAAGGGTTGCCATGACGC contains:
- a CDS encoding cytochrome c-type biogenesis protein, yielding MKRVWMNGALSCVYALSVSMAIWFTPQAALAQATSASLALEPAMAASSGLVVGREAPLMAEDPKLEARLVDISQELRCMVCQNESLASSHAELADDLRNEVRELIRSGKSDQEVKDFLVSRYGDFVLYRPEVKPLTWVLWFGPFLLLVVAAIFLGVYLRQRRALAAPVAMTDDERERAKQLLKG